The sequence GTCGAAATACAAGAATGAGCTTCAACAGTTACAGACAGGACACAAATCAATGAAAGACAACTAAAACTTTGCTCGGCCaaccttttattttctttttagaaAGATTGTGCTTACCTCAAATTCCACACTAATCTTTGTTCAAGAATTCAGCACATTTCTTGATAAGTTCCAAAGCTTTCTCTGAACCAGAATCAATGATGTGAAAAACATGATCCTCCCCTTCTGTTTCAAGAAACTGAGCTTGCCCTTTCCATGCACTCTTCACCAATGATTCGTAGTACAATCTTCCTCTTTCCCTCAAAATATCATTCCCTGCAACGCAAATAAGAATCTTGTCACACGCTAATCCCTCAAGACTCGGAGCTCCGATCACAAACGGGTTGATCCACGGGTCATCGCAACCGAGATCCGACGGGCAGACGAATTCCCACCACTTGTCAACCACTGATTTGAACATCGGGTTCTCCGCTTCCACTCCGATCGGCTCCTTTCCCCAGAAATATGGATGCACCATCAAAATCCCGACAATCTTGAGTTTCCCTAAGCTGGGATTTTGTGATTGTAACCCTGCCTTGATAGTTAGGTGATGCGAGATATTGGCGCCTGCACTGTCTCCTGCTAAGTACACTCTGTCGAAATCAGCACATTCTTTCAGCCAATTTTCGCTGCCATGTTCCATGTGTGAAGCGACCCATTGAAGCGCTGCCCAAGAATCCTCGTACGCCATAGGAAGAGGGTTTTCAGGGGCTCTTCGGTAATCAACCGACACGAGGATGATTTGAGCCTCTTTAACTAGCTTGCTCAGCATGTCGTGGTACTTGGGATCAGCAGGAGATGATATGCAGAAAGCTCCGCCGTGGAAGTAGACGACTAAAGGGTATTTCTTGTGGTGGTTGGCCGGTCGGTAGAGCCGGGCTGAGACGCCACGTAGCGGCAGGATTAGGACATCCTTTGAGGAGACTCCGGTGTCGAAATCGAGAGTTGGTTGGACAGTTTCTACTCCTAAAAGCCTTTCGACGGTTCCATCTTCGTAGACTTTTAGGTAAGGTGGAACATCGTGAAGCACAACCTTTGTATCGGTCGGGGTTTCCATCTCGTTTTCGTGTTTGTTTCTACGAAGAAACTTTGATTTGCAGCCAAGATGGAAAAATGGGGACATATNgagaaatattattaatattccatatttaaatacaaaataagcTCACTTAATATTTGTCTTACGATTCATATGATTCAAACTCAACTTACATAAAATCAAATTACTGTATCAATATTGTATGATATATTGTTTGTCACTCTATCAAAAATATGCTCAAATTACTCTAATAAATATAGATAATTATTGCAACCCAACCATCTCTTTCAATAATTTTACTTTTTGCAATAAATAAGAATTGAACTTGTCATCTTGACTCTGCACCAATTGTAAAATCGAACTCTTGCGActttaacaaaaattatatctacCGATAATAatataactcaaatcttttaatcgTACAACTTAATATAAatgtattttcttatttttcttagCAAGAATGTCGCATTTTAACATGGTTGACTTTGGACAGATACATAATAATTGCTATCCTTTCTTTAGGAAATTGATTATTTCCACATAATTGTGAGATGTAATCTTTTATTAAATGAGAAAGCAAATATTTTGCAATGGAGAAATTTTGGACACAATCCacgattatttatttaaaatactgaatatttgaagaaaacaaaatgttCGTAATCCTCTTAATGTGAACAAAAAACGATAGTCAACGGaatcaaatgattaattaaatgtttaaaattgaGAGGAACCAACAAACAAAGTGTCGCTGTACATATGAAGAAGCTCCGATTATAAACAAAGCATGGCATCGAACCCAAATTTTCCATGGTCAAAGTTTGGGttcattactttttatttatttatttatttgtttattttcgtTTACCTAAAGCTCACGGCGATGAAGAATGGagaaaaacttttattttctttcttcttctttgaattttttccgTGGCAgtgttatgtatatattttttattttcatattcatataaaaatattacgTCATGCACCCTATTTGACATATTTCTTCCACTATTAGGTTACCAAGAATAGATTCAATGGCCACAAAAAGTCGAATTATTGTTTCATGTAAAATATATTGATACACGGAAATatatgaaaagaaaagaaacaaatcATCTTAAAATTTTGTATCTATAATCaagtcaaaaacttgtgtgagacggtctcacggatcatattttttgaaacatatatcttatttgggtcatccatgaaaaaatattaatttttttgccaagagtattactttttattgtgaatatcggtaagataaacccgtctcacagataaaaattcgtgagaccgtttttGAGACTTCCTCCTATATCAATAGGTTTTGGTTCGATGGTATGACATTGCATTTATGCCTCGTTAGAATTAGTTGGCTTGTCAATTATAGAGCCAGCATCTGAAATAAAATTGGGTCGATCCAAGGAGTACCAAGCATAAAGTAAGCAATTTGACTTTGTAATTTTGGCATCCTCCAATcattgatttttatatttaggACCAGggagcataaataaataaataataatttaaaaagtggtgaataatttgattttattaaaaaataatagacCGTAATAATAAAGTTGTTTGGTATAAATGAtactatataataatatattttatttatatactaaaataaataaataacaaacaacATCAAGTTCTTTCAGGGCGATCTAactattattttgttatatgaaCAATTTTCTAACTGGACGCTAACCTTCAAGACTCTAGTTAGTTGTTTATTATTGTAGCTAGCCATGTACATCTTCGTGTAAGATCAAACTTATTTCAAGACTCAAACCGATCTATAGTTTGGTTTATAGCTGTATACTTGCGCATTAAGTCAATCTTTATACGAGCTAGAAAATTCAGGATATCTTTTGACCAATCAATACACATTAGCAAATGTCTTCAGTTGATAAAAATACCTCCTAAAAAGACAAAGATTTGTGCATGCTTTTTTCCCTCATGAATCGATTTTCCAAAAGCTGTTAATTGTCATATTTGGATACATGTCAAGGTGAATTTATTGCGACATACTATGAAGAGAAAGGAATCGAAAAATAACTTTCTTTTATATCGGATATTAATACAAGTGATTGTTGATAAAAAAAGCTTACCGTTGAATATGTTCAACTATATAAAGGCATGAATTAAGATCAAAGAGATACTGAGACTTTTAGTCTGCCTTAATCAAGATCTTGAACACTTTTTATCTTTCTATTATAAAGTTGCTCCACACATCACAAGCTTACTTCTAAATTTGATAATTCATTATCAATATGTGTTTCTCTGCCAACTCTACCTATTCAAGTTTTTCTGCCAATAGAGTTGTGATTGCATCTGTATGGACATAGGGTTCAAAAGACGGTTTGTGTTTGTATTTGTGTAGAAGATATATTAAGAGTTTCAATAGAGGCAATGGATAAGTCCTAACTGAAATGGAACATTATTGTAAAATCAAAGTCTTGTACTGAGTTCTTCCTTGAATGGAAGAAGGAAAGACATAGAAGGATACTGACTCCGAATTTTCATATATCTTGTGTTATTTTCTTCCCTGAATGGAACATTATTGTTAAAAGTTTGTTTAAGTGAGTATATATTGATTCACTAGTATAGTAAGAACCTTGAGCACTTGAAAGATTCTTCTTTAGTAGTCAAGTCGTCTCTAGATGATCGAGAAACAGACACTAATAGCTAACAAATGTTTTGTCAGCTCAAGTTTAgaacaaaattttaaagaatttatttaaccCCAAATTCTAAACTATTTATGATCTTAACAAGTGGTATTAGAGTAGGTTTTCTCGACCTCTTATAAACATATACTAAATGACATCCTTTTAACatgatttcaatatttttcaaagaaTATTATGATGACAAAAAAATTCTTATACAAGCACATCCGGCTGCCAAGGATGATTATGTAAGGatcgtgtatcgtattatcgtaaatcatactgtaattatcgataattcatgagattgttatgtgattagagaaaatatgttgtgataatgaaagattgtattagaaCTTGATTTGTCATTGAATGATGTGTTGAACCTCAATAGAAAAGTGACACAGTTTACGGTTTTCAGCATAATTATAtgagtattagtccaaatgaaatgaaaccaaTTTCATTAGAAAGCTAATACATGGTactaaaattttcatgttttgagttttgtccaaatccaaatGAAAATAGGGGCAAAATCATCTCGAAGTGTAACATGTGCATTTtagttcctgcactgacacgtTTTGGAAGAATGACCTTAACTCTTGTGTCCAATATCCAAATTAAGTGAGGtcaatggaaaaaaaattcaagacatagatctacaacttttatgttgaccacaTTTGCTAAATCAAAACTGATCaagttggacagaacatctcgcaCTCGGGCGCGAGATGTTACTGCCCAAGCACGAGAGCTGTGGGATGATAAGAACAAGCTGCTGTTAcgttttctttattttcatttcaGCAACTCGAGAGATAAACGAGAGAATTTATTTTCTATCGTCCGGATCCACTTTGAAACGTTATCCTAAAGGGAAAAAagttatatattcggaatcctcgcGTCGAGAGCGTTCTTTTAAGGTAAGTTTCTTCTAGTTTCAGCTCCTTTATTTATTGAAATACTGGACTAGTATGTATTTGAAAGCGAGATTCATATAtgtggtagaataaccgacaagaaactaagttttgatgtcggaattgaattatgttatgatttcaatttgatatcaaatttcaaagttttaaatgatatttgaaacttatattgttgattttgaatgatgttattgattgaaatgaatatgttattaaTATAGATAGATTTTTATACtgaaatcttcaagctacatcgactggaaacgaagaattgaggtatgttacAACcaagtaacatacgacaggtatatgtatcatttaatatatgtttgattgatttgattgagaatatgtgtctatatgtcttatttgttgagttgatgtggcatacatgacagtCATGATTAGAGTAttgatgtataaaataaatattttgttaacacacgtcatttaatcatatatcgatacatgacatgcacgttgagctatgatccttggataccctgatatgattggatttgattctggggtttgtgaacacgatgctatgtttggcattatgtggcccttaaaacATAATCATTAGTGGCCCGATGATtaattgagatttgggatttgatggcgctttgccGACGCTATTATATGAtcatccctgattgaggccggtgtgctagctcgagcattgatttgatagcgattcgtttaTTCTGACACGTGCTCAGttgatgggcatttgacctgatacctccacgacatacatgcattgcatatcataaatcattgtttagatatatgtggtatatattgttgttgtttcATACGGAGCTTTTCTCACCCCagagggggctgttgttgtctttgtatgtggacaatgacaggtactctaGGATATCAAGAGGCCGGAAAgggtgcttctggagggagtcacagtatGAGttgatgttttatatttttcccaatgtatatatgtatatatataccgGGTCATGTCCTGAGAAAATGAGTTGTCATATGTATTTgagttttgattatgtgtgggcatattttatgatgtgagatgaaatactatttttagtattcaaatgatatatttttggcacattgtaaagaaaatttaaacttgttttccgctgtaattaattaacctaatcaaattacattgtaataacgattaggagttaaggacCCAACAGtgtatggtatcagagcaaagctgggaatgctcgattgagtcttgtgtacacttgaataggcacaaatgaatgaTGCGTATGTGTTTGATTTATATGGCTTACTTGCTCCTACTTGATTGAGTTTGAGTAAGTCATTGATGAGATTATTGATttgagatgatgatgatgtgtaattgatatttatttgtgatattcataatttgatttgtagatggatcccacaaatgaaactgcgagtagtaGTACTGAGAGAATGGTTGGACAATTCGAAGGAATGTCCATGGATATggtgatggctcgattccaagacttgaaaccaccgaggttctttggctctgagagtgcagaaagagctgagGCCTGGTTGAAGGATATTGAGCATTTGTTTAATATTGTTAAATATTCTAAGGCTCGGCGAATGAAACTTGCTCTCTAGCAATTGAAggaccgagcaaaatcttggtgaaaagccgctgagattggactaaaagaggccgggattgaagtcacatgggatgtcttcaaggcccagtttttggagcagtattctcctCCTTCGTATTATATTGCCcaagagaatgaattcaatagcCTGCAGCAGGGAACAATGACTGTTGCAAAATATGCTTCGAAATTTTCTATGTTGTTGAAATATGCGCCTCATGTAGCGGCAAATGCAAAAgcgaaatataacaggtttgtgaatggATTGCATCCAGCTATCTATACTTTTCTCATTTCTGATTTGCCCACaagctacgcagaggcagttgaacaAGCAAAGGCAGCCGAAGTTGGACTAAGGCGAGGAGGTCCTCAGTACGCTCCTTCACCTccagtgtcagctcagcagcctaccTTGCGCCCGAAAGGTATAAAGTTTAAAAAGACTAGTTCTActgcttcttcatcttcttctagtTCCAGTGGATCCCAGCGAGAGAGTCCTGTGATTGCTCCTTATTGTAGCCATTgtggaggcaaacatactattgagcagtgtcgaggtatgtttggcaTTTATTATCATTGTGGACAAGAATGCCATTTTTCTCGTGTATGTCTGAAtaggggtacgacttcttcccaaccccagccaggatttcGAGGTGGCACGAGTACGATGAGATTTGTTGTTCATGTTCCCTCTTTTCAGCAAtcgaatgttccacgatatcgaggacctgGTGGTCAGATTTTCCAAGGCCCTCCTCAAGTGAAAGTGTATGCCTTGATCGAGGATCAGCCaaaagaagctcctggtggtgtgattgtaGGTATTTGCATACTTTGcaattatcctgcacgtgttttatttgatacatgagcatctcactcattcatatctcatacATTTGTAGCATCTCATGATATTATGTGTACTTCGTTGTATGATACTTTGTCAATAGCCATGCCAGCAGAAAATATTATTatgtctgagcaagttgtgcataattgtgaaTTGatttatgaggataatgtgatatttttgaatttgattgtcctctCAATACACGACTTTTATTGTATTattggcatggatatcttgacaacaaatcgagctactgtcgattgtgttcatggagtggttcgatttcgacctgttgatggacccaagtggaatttttatggcaaggttctcaagccaaaattccattCGTATCCTCTTTGGAAATGTCCCGACTTTTGTTTAGCGGGGATGAGAGTTTTCTTATCTATGCTATTGATGTTTCAAAGAAATAGCCCTCTTTATttgatattcctgttgcgaaagaGTTTCCAGATATATTttccgatgagattcctgattttccttCTAATCGAGAAGTCGAACTTAGCATTGATCTTATTTCGGGGACTACGCCTAtatctaaagctccttatcgcatgatacctcttgaattgaaagaacaattacatgatcttctcgataagggatatattcgaccgagtgtatcaccttggggagctccagttttgtttgttcgaaagaaagatggtaagATAcgaatgtgtattgattataggcaGTTGAATAGTGCTACTGTcaaaaacaagtatccactccctcgtattgatgatttatctgatcagcttcagggtacttctgtctactctaagattgatcttccttctgggtatcatcaagtgCGAGTTCAAGAAGAAGATGTGTCTAAGAATGCTTTTTttaccaggtatggccactatgagttcttggttatgcctttcgaTTTCACTAATGCTCCTGTTGTatttatggatctaatgaatcgtgtcttttgagattttcttgaccgattcgttattgtatttatcgatgatattttggtatattcgaaataaaaaaaggagcatgctgaacatttgagacGGGTACTTCACACTCTTCGTAATGGCCAGTTATATGGTAAGCTGtccaaatgtgaattttggatggacaaagtagtatttttaggctacgtcatttcgagacatggcatatctgttgattccgctaaggttgaagccgtattgaattggccgagacctacgaatgttcctgagatccGTAGCTTCATTAGTttggctggttattatcgtcgttttagtgaagggttttcgaaaatagctaaacctattactcaactgacacagaaaaatgattcatttggtcagatgaatgtgaagctagttttcttgagttgaagacgagattgaccacatcACCTGTGCTTATTATTCCTTCAGGTACTGAcggatttgtagtgtgtacagataCATCTGGTAAAGGCTTGGGCTGtattctgatgcaacatggcaaggtGGTTGCTTAAGcatctcgtcaattgaaatctcatgaaactcgtTACCCTGTAcacgatcttgaattggctgccattgtatttgctctgAAGATTTGGCATCATTACTTGTATGGAGAAAAATTTGTTATCTATTCGGACCATAAGAAtatgaaatatctcttttcccAATccgatttgaatatgaggcaacgtaggtggatggatctcctgaaagattttgattgtgagattcagtatcacccggaatcggtgaatgttactgcggatgcccttagtcgtaaAGTGCATGACTTCGTTTTAGCTTCTGTTAGTGTCGCCAAAGTacacgaggatatatgtactttaggctggacttttcactcgaaatTAGAATTATGTCACTATCTCGCCATTGCACATTGAGCCGAAGTTGATATCTaaaatacgaaaggcccaacgaagcgatgctcaaATTCAAAAGTCGAAAAAACTAGTATTTGtaggacatcagtctggatttcagatttcttctgatggttctttacgacttaatggtcggctggtagttcctgataattctgatttgaaaGCTGCCCTTCTTCGTGAAACACATTGTAgaaaatacagtattcaccttggaggtcgaaagatgtatttgacattgaNCAAATACAATATTCACCTtggaggtcgaaagatgtatttgacattgagatcCTAATtttggtggagacgtatgaagaatgacattgctgaatttattttgaaatgtctTGTCTGCCAGCAAGTAAAAGCCGAAAGAATGAAACCGGGAAGGTTAatccatagtcttgaaatcccaaaatggaattgggaacatattgttATGGATTTCGTGattcatttacctcgttcgcccaagggctgtgatgctatttgggttattatcaATCGGCTTTCGAAGTCTGCGCATTTTATTCCGTACgagcggacttatccttataagagaatgacccgtttatacatcgagaatattgtgagactgaACGGTGTTCCAATCTCGATTGTATCTGATCGGGATCCTatgtttgcttctaaattctggggtattTTCCAAGAAGccatgggtacgcgtttggctatgagtactgcttatcatcctcaaactgatggccaaactgagtgTACAATTCAAACGTTAAAGGATATGTTACGTGctattgtgatggatttcataATTGGATGGAAAGATGATTTACCATTGGTAGAATtctcttataataatagctttcagacgagtattggtatggcaccgtttgaagctttATATGGGAGACGATATAGGTCACCGTTAttttgggatgaaattggtgagaaACAAATGACTGGACttgaaatgatacaggaaatgaatgataaggttcagttgattcgacagcgaatgaaagctgctcaggatcgtcaaacgagttatgcgaataaatGAAGACGACCCttagaattccagaaaggtgataaagtgtttttgaaaatatctccttttcGAGGCACTGTTCGATTCGGCATGTGAGGAAAATTATCTCttcgatatgttggtccatacgagatctttgatcgagttggagatcttgcttatcgattggcattgccaccagctttatctACCATTTAcgatgtatttcatgtttctacGTTGAGgaagtatgaaccagatccatcacatgtacttcaacctgatgaggttgagcTTGATCATTCTCTTTCATATATTGATcaacctgtttgcattatggatcgAAAGAAGAAGATATTGCGTAACAAATCGATTCTTTtggttcgagtacaatggacacgacatggtatTGAAGATTCAATGTGGgaattgaagagaaaaatgcgagaatcatatccaCACTTGTTTGATTCGATTCCatctgttccattgtattcaatatataatgATCCTTTTTCtgatttagttttgatatgtactataactggtgacataTTTTATGTTTTCCAAAGTTATGTATATATGACcacttgagatttcgaggacgaaatcttttaagtaggggagaaatgtaaggaccgtgtatcgtattatcgtaaatcatacTGTGACCATCGATAATTCATGAGATTGTTATGTGATTAGAGAAAATATGTTGTgataatgaaagattgtattagaaCTTGATTTGTCATTGAATGATGTGATGAAACGCAATAGAAAAGTGATACAGTTTATGGTTTTAAGCATAATTATctgagtattagtccaaatgaaatgaaacaaattcattagaaagctaatacatggtactaaaactttcatgttttgagttttgtccaaatacAATTGAAAATAGGGGCAAAATCATCCTGAAATGTAACATGTGCATTTTAGTTCCCgcactgacacattttgggatAATGAGCATAACTCTCGTGTCCGATAttcaaattgagtgaggttggtggcaaatgaaagccaagacatagatctacaacttttaaGTTGGCCACATTTGCTAAATCAAAACTGAACgagttggacagaacatcttgtgctcgggcgcgagatgttaccgctcgagcgcggtaCAAATAGCACTCGGGGAAAGAAcgtctcgcgcccgagcgcgagagcCGTGGGATGATAAGAACAAGCTGCTGTTACGTTTTCTTCATTTTGATTTCAGCAACTTCGAGAGACAAACGAGAGAATTTATTTTCTATCGTCCGAATCCACTTTCAAATGTTATCCAAAATCTGTTACTAATTTTTCAAATCTACATTCATGTATACAACTGTTTCCAAGATTAGAATGACTGATTCACTCTATCATATTCACCAATACACCTCcttagaaaaatattatagacTATCTATTAGTAGACCAATCACATATTTTATAACTTAACATCAAAATTCTTACATTCAATAcctttttatttacaattttattacaatttaaatacacaataattttttcttttttttttttacactaaAACTCACTGTATtaacacttaaaattaaaaacaatatctagctttttaaaaacaaaacacgTGGTGCAAATATATTCAACGATATAATGACTCACccttatattataaaacaataaGTTATGCCCTTGCACTTGTCAACAATTTAAACCATATAAATTACTTGTGTTCAGGTGGCCAAAAACAATCATACCATGTGTCATAACACATCTATGACTCACCCTtctttatatgatatatataagcTTATCTGCCGTCCACTATTTTACAATCACTTACCATAACATTTGAACAATTTTCTGTCAATGTCTAAACATACTGTTTCTAAATCAACTCCAATGGAAAACAACCAGTACTGTGATTGTATCGACTGCACTCAATGTTACTACAACTCTCTATTTCAAAAAGAAGTCGAAGAGCTAATAAAAAGATTTTACTCAAACCCAGTATGGGCCATCATCTTACGAAGAGCGCTTaacatgaaatcaaagattTCTCTCCTATTAGACTATGCAGCCGACATTGAAACAGAGCTAGATATCAACATCATCTGCCAAACCCAGTATGTGTATTAAACAAATACTAGAACAACTATCTTATAGTCTAGAAATCGTTTAATTCAAAAACATTTACATCGACTTactaacaattataaaatatagTCTACAGAATCTACATGTAAAGAAATTGCCtttgtttcatattttttacaCTTACTCACCTTTCTCATGTTGCAGTATATAAATAGTTGTATTTCATGTTATTGGCATACCTTTCTTTTACCTAATATACATATTCTCAATCATTTCAAGATGTATCTGACCTAACATATTATTAGTGAACTAGCTAATGACTAATGTATTTAGATGGTTTCTAATCttaatcaataaat comes from Primulina huaijiensis isolate GDHJ02 chromosome 2, ASM1229523v2, whole genome shotgun sequence and encodes:
- the LOC140959486 gene encoding probable carboxylesterase 2 codes for the protein MSPFFHLGCKSKFLRRNKHENEMETPTDTKVVLHDVPPYLKVYEDGTVERLLGVETVQPTLDFDTGVSSKDVLILPLRGVSARLYRPANHHKKYPLVVYFHGGAFCISSPADPKYHDMLSKLVKEAQIILVSVDYRRAPENPLPMAYEDSWAALQWVASHMEHGSENWLKECADFDRVYLAGDSAGANISHHLTIKAGLQSQNPSLGKLKIVGILMVHPYFWGKEPIGVEAENPMFKSVVDKWWEFVCPSDLGCDDPWINPFVIGAPSLEGLACDKILICVAGNDILRERGRLYYESLVKSAWKGQAQFLETEGEDHVFHIIDSGSEKALELIKKCAEFLNKD